One segment of candidate division KSB1 bacterium DNA contains the following:
- a CDS encoding M14 family zinc carboxypeptidase yields the protein MRKSILVLLIQMMIIGSAMAGQQFTRKIVRIDLTGKPNQVVKELFQTGIDVTAIDPASHSVNALVIETELQNITRLGFKTELLLPDADAFARQLRQSGYFDHFHNYQQMLDEMQQVVAEHPDLAMLEDIGDSYEKTVGRGGYDIWALKISDNVQIEEDEAEVFYMANTHAREIITPEIILYFMHYLIDHYGKDGYVTYLVDNRQIWLCPTFNPDGHEYVFSGTSPSSYNDPMWWRKNKRDNNNNGVFDPDYDGVDLNRNFGYNWGYDNSGSSPFPSSQTYRGSGPFSEPESQAIRDFVSRHHFVINLSFHSYGQLWLYPWGYAPILTPDDAIFKVLADSCVAYNRYKPQPGYELYNTNGSTDDWFYGEQTTKNKVFGFTPEVGNTAESVAYSGFFPDTAFIQKQILENLGPMLYLTYVSGEPPLIQHRPLGDTESTGPYLITATIKPALVLTTPVPFDSASFKLFYNTTGVAPFDSVFLQPTGNPNEYQGLIPALSSANQIYYYLSASDQRGRVGLLPRSAPRPTFSFKVAADFEPPKIIPTPLEYASAFADQFPISAYVKDNIGISSVKLIYLKKSGKADTLTMNLTSIENLYQALIPAENFSVGDTVKYQLLATDNSANQNQTLLPSIGFLKFHLKNSLIFDFELEQILTPVTLGDWQWGIPSSGPKTAHSGVHLWATNLKGNYSDLTESILETPEISLMDRSAARLVFWHWYQNEYSDDTFWDGGNIKIAVDSGDFQVVVPEEGYDGVLDPFNTFLGSEPCFGGPAPNGNFWHHSVVDLSPFLNHTIKIRFHFGSDEAVNDLGWYIDDVEIDFEPPTELAFSNQSINQPRNFELRQNYPNPFNPTTTIRYYLAQAADVKLEVFDLRGAKVINLVSENLPAGWHIVTWDGKDHLGNNVASGIYFYRITATNKSSHQIATRKMVKLQ from the coding sequence ATGAGAAAAAGTATTTTGGTGCTATTGATTCAAATGATGATTATCGGATCAGCTATGGCGGGTCAACAATTCACCAGAAAAATCGTTAGAATTGACTTGACTGGAAAACCAAATCAAGTCGTGAAGGAACTATTTCAAACTGGGATCGATGTGACCGCGATCGATCCGGCATCTCATTCGGTCAATGCGTTAGTTATCGAAACAGAGCTCCAAAATATTACTCGGCTCGGTTTCAAGACTGAACTGTTATTGCCCGATGCGGATGCTTTTGCTCGACAATTACGCCAGTCTGGCTATTTCGATCACTTTCATAATTATCAGCAAATGCTTGATGAGATGCAGCAGGTGGTCGCGGAGCATCCCGACTTGGCAATGTTGGAAGATATTGGCGATAGTTATGAAAAGACAGTTGGCAGAGGTGGCTATGATATCTGGGCGCTGAAAATTTCCGATAACGTCCAGATTGAGGAAGATGAAGCAGAGGTCTTTTATATGGCCAATACGCATGCCCGCGAGATCATCACACCGGAGATCATCCTTTATTTCATGCATTATTTGATCGATCATTATGGCAAAGACGGTTATGTCACCTATCTGGTGGATAACCGACAGATCTGGCTCTGTCCCACATTCAATCCCGATGGGCATGAATATGTGTTCAGCGGCACTTCACCAAGTAGTTATAATGATCCAATGTGGTGGCGAAAAAATAAGCGGGATAACAATAATAATGGAGTGTTCGATCCCGATTATGACGGAGTCGATCTCAATCGCAATTTCGGATATAATTGGGGCTATGATAATTCAGGATCGAGTCCTTTCCCTAGCAGTCAAACTTATCGAGGTAGTGGACCTTTCTCTGAACCAGAGTCCCAGGCAATTCGCGACTTTGTCTCTCGACATCATTTCGTCATCAATCTTTCTTTTCATAGCTATGGCCAGTTATGGCTCTATCCCTGGGGCTATGCGCCGATATTGACCCCAGATGACGCGATTTTTAAAGTGCTAGCCGATAGTTGTGTGGCATATAATCGTTATAAACCACAACCAGGTTATGAGCTGTATAACACCAATGGTAGCACAGATGATTGGTTTTATGGAGAGCAAACGACCAAAAACAAGGTGTTTGGATTTACACCTGAAGTGGGCAATACAGCGGAGAGCGTTGCTTACTCTGGTTTCTTTCCCGATACAGCTTTCATTCAAAAACAGATCTTAGAAAATCTCGGTCCGATGCTGTATTTAACCTACGTTTCAGGGGAGCCGCCTCTCATTCAGCATCGGCCGTTGGGAGACACTGAAAGTACTGGACCGTATTTGATTACAGCTACTATCAAACCAGCGCTGGTATTAACCACGCCGGTTCCGTTCGATTCGGCCAGTTTCAAATTATTTTATAATACGACGGGCGTGGCACCGTTCGATTCAGTGTTCTTGCAGCCCACTGGCAATCCCAATGAATACCAGGGACTGATTCCGGCGCTGAGCTCGGCGAATCAAATCTACTATTATCTTAGCGCCTCGGACCAACGAGGTAGGGTTGGCTTACTGCCGAGAAGCGCTCCGCGGCCGACTTTCTCTTTCAAAGTGGCGGCAGATTTTGAACCGCCCAAAATTATCCCTACTCCATTGGAATATGCTTCGGCTTTCGCCGATCAATTTCCAATCAGTGCCTATGTGAAAGATAACATCGGTATTTCGAGCGTCAAATTGATTTATCTGAAAAAATCAGGTAAAGCAGACACGCTGACCATGAATCTGACCTCGATCGAAAATCTTTATCAAGCATTGATCCCTGCGGAAAATTTTTCCGTGGGGGACACAGTCAAATATCAACTTTTAGCGACCGATAATTCTGCGAATCAAAACCAGACGTTGCTTCCAAGCATTGGCTTTCTAAAATTCCACCTGAAAAATAGCCTGATCTTTGATTTTGAATTGGAGCAAATTCTAACGCCTGTGACGCTCGGGGATTGGCAATGGGGGATCCCGAGTTCTGGCCCAAAAACTGCCCATTCAGGCGTTCATTTATGGGCGACCAATTTGAAAGGCAATTACAGCGATCTCACGGAATCGATTTTAGAAACGCCAGAAATCAGCTTAATGGATCGTTCAGCAGCACGGCTGGTTTTTTGGCATTGGTACCAAAACGAATATAGCGACGACACCTTTTGGGATGGTGGCAATATCAAAATTGCGGTAGATTCGGGGGATTTTCAAGTGGTTGTCCCAGAAGAAGGCTACGATGGCGTGCTGGATCCGTTCAATACCTTTCTGGGCAGCGAACCTTGTTTCGGCGGGCCAGCCCCGAATGGAAATTTCTGGCATCACTCTGTGGTGGATCTCAGCCCCTTTCTGAATCATACGATCAAGATTAGATTTCATTTCGGCAGCGATGAAGCGGTGAACGATCTGGGCTGGTACATCGATGATGTTGAAATCGATTTTGAACCCCCAACAGAGCTGGCTTTTTCGAATCAATCCATCAATCAACCACGGAATTTTGAGTTGCGCCAAAATTATCCAAACCCATTTAATCCGACGACAACCATCCGCTATTATTTGGCTCAAGCAGCAGATGTGAAACTGGAAGTGTTTGATCTGCGTGGCGCCAAGGTCATCAACCTCGTGAGCGAGAACCTGCCAGCCGGTTGGCATATCGTAACATGGGATGGTAAAGATCACCTGGGCAATAATGTTGCCAGCGGGATCTATTTCTATCGAATCACTGCAACAAATAAAAGCTCTCACCAAATCGCGACCCGAAAAATGGTGAAGCTGCAATAG
- a CDS encoding MarR family transcriptional regulator — MIKQSINSIPVALAEITSRLFANCNEKELFHAAKFGISTVEFRCIRILAEKMQLNVNQMAHEMSLTSSRVTRIVDRLVAKKLVRRISDKNDRRVFNLSLTPKGEKLAQQCIAEHIKIHEEIIGYIPAEYHQSMIQLLELLNQAVEAWLGKQVASWGEDVNDH; from the coding sequence ATGATCAAGCAATCTATCAACTCCATTCCTGTGGCTTTAGCTGAAATTACTTCACGTCTGTTTGCCAATTGTAATGAAAAAGAATTGTTCCATGCAGCGAAATTTGGTATATCCACTGTTGAATTTCGTTGCATCCGAATCCTGGCAGAAAAAATGCAGCTCAACGTCAATCAAATGGCGCATGAAATGTCGCTGACCAGCAGTCGGGTTACTCGCATTGTCGACAGATTGGTAGCGAAAAAATTAGTTCGTCGGATAAGCGACAAAAATGACCGCCGGGTGTTCAATCTTTCTTTGACCCCAAAGGGCGAAAAATTGGCCCAGCAATGCATTGCGGAACATATAAAAATTCACGAGGAAATCATTGGCTATATTCCAGCGGAATATCATCAATCGATGATTCAGTTGCTTGAACTATTGAATCAGGCAGTGGAAGCCTGGCTAGGCAAACAAGTGGCATCTTGGGGAGAGGATGTCAATGATCATTAA
- the pth gene encoding aminoacyl-tRNA hydrolase, producing the protein MLRLIVALGNPGPKYAYTRHNIAWLMLERVSFFPQLSWQNKFKGEYASHSLNGETIYFLKPQTYMNLSGESVQPLAHFLRIEPDQILVIHDDIELPFGVIGFKTNGGLAGHNGLRSISNKLGTRDFKRLRLGVSRPATGTVEAYVLSNFSAEEQMVLPIYLNKAAQLLEKSLTEDFGVMEQLYRKQMLLDANGL; encoded by the coding sequence ATGTTACGATTGATCGTTGCCCTGGGAAATCCAGGCCCAAAATATGCCTATACACGCCACAACATCGCCTGGCTGATGTTGGAACGTGTCTCCTTTTTTCCTCAGCTTTCCTGGCAAAACAAGTTCAAAGGAGAATATGCCAGTCATTCCTTGAATGGAGAGACGATCTATTTTCTCAAGCCGCAAACCTACATGAATTTGAGTGGCGAAAGCGTCCAACCGCTGGCTCATTTTTTGAGGATCGAACCAGATCAAATTTTGGTGATTCATGATGACATTGAATTGCCCTTTGGGGTTATCGGTTTTAAGACCAATGGAGGACTGGCTGGACACAATGGCCTTCGTTCCATTTCCAATAAATTGGGGACTAGGGATTTTAAGCGGTTGCGGTTAGGAGTGTCACGGCCTGCTACAGGGACAGTAGAGGCGTATGTCCTCAGCAATTTTTCAGCCGAAGAACAAATGGTACTGCCGATTTACCTCAATAAAGCAGCTCAATTATTAGAAAAGAGCCTTACCGAAGATTTTGGTGTGATGGAACAGTTGTATCGAAAGCAGATGCTTTTAGATGCTAATGGATTGTGA
- the rnhC gene encoding ribonuclease HIII, with translation MTLTIEQDKFERFKAYLQEQGYDFEPRPHQVFLAKSRTLVVNLYNNGKVVISGSNDAERKKVEAFLATLQAQHYQKEEKQYTSIQISGTRIGTDEAGKGDYFGPLVIAGVLANEAQADMLQKLGVKDSKRLSDGTIQNLAIQIKKLLGEKQFNIVIISPIKYNVLLSRMKNLNRLLGWGHARVIENLLIHHHGCQRAISDQFGDRSYIENALMKLGRRIQLIQMPKAEQEITVAAASILAKSESIYWFDVNSQKYGLVFPRGATNVISFAENLVAKFGAQALVNVAKVHFKTTDQIRNLTDAERKQMKLGELITTIDNENSFENA, from the coding sequence ATGACGCTAACGATTGAGCAAGATAAATTCGAGCGCTTCAAAGCGTATTTGCAGGAACAGGGGTATGATTTTGAGCCACGGCCGCACCAGGTCTTTCTTGCCAAAAGCAGAACCCTGGTTGTGAACCTTTATAATAACGGCAAAGTTGTCATTAGCGGGAGCAATGATGCTGAGCGCAAAAAGGTTGAAGCCTTTTTGGCGACGCTACAAGCTCAACATTATCAGAAAGAGGAAAAGCAATATACCTCAATCCAAATCTCTGGAACGCGAATTGGAACCGATGAGGCGGGCAAAGGGGACTATTTTGGGCCATTGGTGATTGCTGGGGTACTGGCGAATGAAGCGCAAGCCGATATGCTACAAAAATTGGGGGTGAAGGATTCCAAGCGACTCAGCGATGGCACAATCCAGAATCTGGCCATTCAGATTAAGAAGCTATTGGGAGAAAAGCAATTCAATATCGTTATCATCAGCCCGATCAAATATAATGTGCTGTTATCGCGGATGAAGAACTTGAATCGATTGCTGGGTTGGGGCCATGCACGGGTGATCGAGAATCTGCTAATTCATCACCATGGATGTCAGCGCGCAATTTCTGATCAATTTGGCGATCGAAGTTATATCGAAAATGCATTGATGAAATTGGGACGCCGAATTCAGTTGATTCAGATGCCAAAGGCGGAACAGGAGATCACGGTGGCTGCTGCCTCGATCCTAGCGAAAAGCGAATCGATCTATTGGTTTGACGTCAACTCCCAAAAGTATGGCCTGGTTTTCCCGCGTGGCGCAACCAATGTCATCTCATTTGCTGAAAACTTAGTGGCTAAATTCGGGGCTCAAGCTTTGGTAAATGTGGCGAAGGTCCATTTCAAAACGACTGATCAAATTCGTAACCTCACTGATGCGGAGCGAAAGCAAATGAAACTGGGTGAATTGATAACTACAATTGACAACGAAAATTCATTTGAAAATGCATAA
- a CDS encoding FAD-binding oxidoreductase — protein MARLTKKDILWLQEKFGSRVTFDKTERVLYGHDIAAMPKLFKPLIGNTTPDAVVQPKNEDELVALVKWAAQKRIPLTPRAKASSGYGGVLPTRKGIVVDFYRMKEVLDINKNDLTVTVQPGITWEQLEKKIDTKGLMLRLYPSSYPSSSAGGWLAQGGAGFGSYEYGWYSENVVSARVVLPSGEVKEFSGHELDLIADAEGITGIISQVTIRVQPLTKIDVVAAAFADPVKLTAAMTEVVNSDLPIWSIMFINPRMAEMKNRAPQMMHHGHPVGHKPLLPAAYVVTFAFRHKDREAILAKLPTIVKHHEGDMLSQEIADHEWQERFKLMVVKRLGPSLVPAEVVVPLENFAQVMNEIEHKVDQPVVKEGVIIKRGKSGKPEVVILGFIPSDQRKFSYNLVFGLVLTILKIAERNGGRPYSTGLYFSSRKNQILGKDRVNRIKAFKKRIDPKGILNPDKVMGGKLIGRILGMANLLEPLARPFGNLLISKVGEKPDPTPIKDIPGDVAWYAYACSQCGYCVDECDQFYGRGWESQSPRGKWYWLREYLEGRAKWDQKMVDTILVCTTCELCNLRCSASLPIEQSWMKLRGKLIHEQDRMTFPPFEMMAAALRAEGNIWAGYRKDRTQWFPKELWEKHGPDRKSKIVYFAGCTASYVENDIGAASVTLLDAAGVDFTYLGKAENCCGTPMLVAGKWELFAEIMKKNIAAVKAVGGDTVVTSCPACDMMWRHTYKEWAEKLGIEYGITTKHYSELVAEKIKAGDFKFTHPVKQRITWHDSCHIGRVSGVYEEPRELIKAIPGVEFVEMRHNRQEGHCCGSVLTLIKEPLVAHEVGKTRLDDAIENRSEAVLALCPCCEFQLRVTQQKKALSLEIHDLAAFACKALGKTFADPNPEVTRQWAVFESMIALMTPQGFANLMDTMWPELLNAMPLGMGGMMKFIGKLGFIGDAMFAMMKPLFPILFPKLLPGMMPKVMPTMLARVGAQIPMPDYMAEQMPELMPKVMDNLMPKMLPDVVPLVVPKMINYLRGRTAN, from the coding sequence ATGGCGAGACTCACAAAAAAAGACATCCTATGGTTGCAGGAAAAGTTTGGTTCGAGAGTGACCTTTGATAAAACTGAACGCGTGTTATATGGGCATGATATTGCTGCCATGCCCAAGCTATTCAAACCGTTGATCGGCAATACCACGCCGGATGCGGTGGTACAGCCGAAGAATGAAGATGAGTTAGTGGCATTAGTGAAATGGGCTGCGCAAAAAAGAATTCCGTTGACCCCCCGTGCCAAGGCTTCATCGGGCTATGGCGGGGTGCTCCCAACTCGTAAGGGCATCGTCGTGGACTTTTATCGCATGAAAGAGGTGTTAGATATCAACAAAAATGATTTGACTGTGACAGTCCAGCCAGGTATCACTTGGGAGCAATTGGAAAAGAAGATCGACACGAAAGGTCTGATGTTGCGGCTTTATCCATCAAGCTACCCTTCATCCTCGGCTGGAGGATGGTTGGCCCAAGGCGGAGCAGGATTCGGCTCGTACGAATACGGCTGGTACTCTGAAAATGTAGTTTCGGCTCGGGTGGTTTTGCCGTCTGGCGAGGTGAAGGAATTTTCTGGTCATGAGTTGGATCTTATTGCCGATGCCGAAGGGATTACCGGCATCATCAGCCAAGTGACGATCCGGGTGCAGCCATTGACCAAAATCGATGTGGTTGCGGCCGCTTTCGCCGATCCTGTCAAATTGACTGCAGCGATGACAGAGGTAGTAAATAGTGATTTGCCGATCTGGTCAATTATGTTCATCAATCCGAGGATGGCAGAGATGAAAAATCGGGCGCCTCAGATGATGCATCACGGCCACCCAGTGGGCCACAAGCCGCTGCTGCCGGCTGCTTATGTTGTAACGTTTGCATTTCGACACAAAGACCGCGAGGCCATCTTGGCAAAATTGCCCACCATCGTCAAACATCATGAAGGAGACATGCTGAGCCAGGAAATTGCCGATCACGAATGGCAAGAGCGGTTCAAACTGATGGTTGTAAAACGGCTGGGTCCGTCGCTTGTGCCAGCCGAAGTCGTCGTCCCATTAGAAAATTTCGCTCAAGTGATGAATGAGATCGAGCACAAAGTCGATCAGCCCGTAGTGAAAGAAGGTGTGATAATTAAGCGAGGCAAGAGCGGCAAACCGGAGGTCGTCATTCTGGGCTTTATCCCCAGCGATCAAAGGAAATTCTCCTACAATTTGGTGTTCGGCCTGGTGCTGACGATTCTGAAAATAGCGGAGCGAAATGGCGGCCGACCGTATTCAACAGGCCTTTATTTCTCCAGCCGCAAGAACCAAATTCTAGGCAAGGATCGGGTCAATCGAATTAAAGCATTCAAAAAGAGAATCGATCCGAAAGGGATATTGAACCCCGATAAAGTGATGGGGGGCAAGCTAATCGGTCGTATTTTGGGCATGGCCAACCTGTTGGAGCCGTTGGCACGACCGTTCGGTAACTTGCTTATTTCCAAAGTTGGAGAAAAGCCAGATCCAACCCCTATCAAGGACATCCCGGGCGATGTTGCCTGGTACGCCTACGCTTGTTCTCAGTGCGGCTACTGCGTTGATGAATGCGATCAATTCTACGGCCGCGGCTGGGAGAGCCAATCGCCGCGCGGCAAATGGTACTGGCTGCGCGAATATTTGGAAGGCAGGGCCAAGTGGGATCAGAAAATGGTCGATACGATTCTGGTTTGCACCACCTGTGAATTGTGCAATTTGCGCTGCTCTGCCTCGTTGCCTATTGAACAATCATGGATGAAACTTCGCGGGAAATTGATCCACGAGCAAGATCGCATGACGTTCCCACCATTTGAGATGATGGCGGCTGCGCTGCGTGCTGAGGGCAATATCTGGGCTGGCTACCGTAAAGATCGAACCCAATGGTTTCCGAAAGAACTTTGGGAGAAACATGGCCCAGATCGAAAGAGCAAGATAGTTTATTTCGCAGGATGCACTGCTTCCTATGTGGAGAACGATATCGGTGCCGCTTCTGTGACCCTTCTGGACGCCGCAGGGGTCGATTTCACTTATCTGGGCAAGGCCGAAAATTGTTGCGGGACGCCCATGCTCGTTGCTGGCAAATGGGAGCTGTTTGCTGAAATCATGAAGAAGAACATTGCCGCCGTTAAGGCGGTCGGTGGCGATACGGTCGTCACCTCCTGCCCTGCCTGCGATATGATGTGGCGCCATACTTATAAAGAATGGGCAGAAAAATTAGGTATCGAATATGGGATTACAACCAAACATTACAGCGAGCTGGTCGCTGAAAAAATTAAGGCTGGAGATTTCAAATTCACTCACCCGGTAAAACAGCGAATTACCTGGCATGATTCCTGCCATATCGGTCGTGTCTCAGGCGTGTATGAAGAGCCGCGCGAACTGATCAAAGCCATCCCTGGAGTTGAATTCGTAGAGATGCGGCATAATCGGCAGGAAGGTCATTGCTGTGGCAGCGTGCTTACTTTGATTAAAGAGCCTCTGGTTGCTCATGAAGTTGGCAAGACGCGATTGGACGATGCCATCGAGAACCGCTCCGAGGCAGTCTTGGCGCTCTGCCCGTGCTGCGAATTTCAGTTACGCGTGACCCAACAGAAAAAGGCGTTGTCGCTTGAAATCCACGATCTGGCAGCGTTCGCCTGCAAAGCCTTAGGGAAGACCTTTGCCGATCCCAATCCCGAAGTAACCCGTCAATGGGCTGTTTTCGAGAGCATGATCGCGCTAATGACACCCCAGGGATTCGCCAATTTGATGGATACCATGTGGCCCGAACTGCTCAACGCTATGCCATTGGGCATGGGAGGAATGATGAAATTCATCGGCAAACTTGGCTTCATTGGCGATGCCATGTTCGCCATGATGAAACCTTTGTTCCCCATCCTATTTCCCAAATTGTTGCCAGGCATGATGCCTAAGGTCATGCCGACCATGCTCGCTCGGGTTGGTGCACAGATCCCCATGCCCGATTACATGGCCGAACAAATGCCCGAACTAATGCCCAAAGTCATGGACAACTTGATGCCGAAGATGCTGCCGGATGTCGTGCCTTTGGTCGTGCCTAAGATGATCAACTATCTAAGGGGACGCACGGCAAATTAA